In a single window of the Diabrotica undecimpunctata isolate CICGRU chromosome 11, icDiaUnde3, whole genome shotgun sequence genome:
- the LOC140452728 gene encoding uncharacterized protein, with protein sequence MTNTDQTMPNNMNITPCEGDNHSLIARVGIKAPEFWRTEPELWFLRLEAQFRQAKITTDNCKFDHTVASLNSEALIEVADIVKNPTAGNAYIQLKTRLLDRYGTSSDEKIHKLMELTLGDLKPTQLLHRMQALAMDSISTQVLKNFWLDRLPPSVRSVISILDGDLEELAKKADTYLRCSSFPVMVVTESSTLDKTVAALSDQVNALSNRLTVAEEGQQIQMTKSTKSSSDEQCYYHRRFGAQAKKCRPPCNFTKNDQRAQ encoded by the coding sequence ATGACAAACACCGACCAAACAATGCCAAACAATATGAATATTACACCGTGCGAAGGCGATAATCATTCATTAATTGCACGGGTAGGCATTAAAGCGCCAGAGTTTTGGCGCACTGAACCAGAACTATGGTTTCTCCGGCTAGAAGCGCAGTTTCGACAAGCCAAAATCACAACTGACAACTGTAAATTCGACCATACTGTTGCTAGTTTAAACAGTGAAGCACTTATAGAAGTAGCAGACATAGTAAAGAATCCCACTGCTGGCAATGCCTATATACAACTGAAAACTCGACTTCTCGACAGGTATGGCACCAGCTCAGATGAAAAGATCCACAAGTTGATGGAACTCACTCTGGGTGACCTAAAACCCACTCAACTACTCCATCGAATGCAAGCTTTGGCCATGGATAGCATTAGTACGCAAGTTCTCAAAAATTTTTGGTTGGACCGCCTACCACCTTCAGTTCGAAGCGTTATATCTATTCTTGATGGAGACCTAGAAGAACTTGCTAAGAAAGCCGATACGTACCTACGGTGTTCCAGTTTTCCAGTCATGGTTGTTACCGAAAGCTCTACCTTAGACAAAACAGTGGCTGCATTGAGTGACCAAGTGAATGCTTTATCCAACAGATTAACTGTAGCCGAAGAAGGGCAACAGATTCAAATGACCAAGAGTACCAAGTCATCATCAGACGAACAGTGTTACTACCATCGAAGATTTGGTGCACAAGCAAAGAAATGTAGACCACCCtgcaattttacaaaaaacgatcaAAGGGCGCAGTAA